One segment of Streptomyces bathyalis DNA contains the following:
- a CDS encoding GrpB family protein, translating into MPDPAAEPVIGLTASVATLDDVTAGTWDTRNERLFRDHMRSHPQVAREYGELNQRATGEGADGPAYGKRRTELIRRVVDHERAVRDLRLVLVREE; encoded by the coding sequence GTGCCGGATCCGGCCGCCGAGCCGGTGATCGGCCTGACGGCGTCGGTCGCCACCCTGGACGACGTCACCGCCGGCACCTGGGACACGCGCAACGAGCGGCTCTTCCGTGACCACATGCGATCGCATCCGCAAGTGGCAAGGGAGTACGGCGAGTTGAACCAGCGCGCCACAGGCGAAGGAGCCGACGGACCCGCGTACGGCAAGCGCAGGACGGAGCTGATCCGGCGCGTCGTGGACCACGAGCGTGCCGTTCGCGACCTTCGTCTCGTGCTTGTTCGGGAGGAGTGA